A single genomic interval of Burkholderia sp. HI2500 harbors:
- a CDS encoding GlxA family transcriptional regulator has product MHRIGFLISDGFQIMALAAQSVFEYANMGMSEPFYGMANYSVDGGDVRSSLGLPVATHALRGRIAVDTWIVAGVNDPLASPAPAGVVTFLRRTSARARRIAGICTGAFVLAEAGLLAQRRATTHWAFGRDMQRCYPEIRVEDDRIYIVDGPIWTSAGMTAGLDLALAMVEKDLGADAARSVAHKLVMHQRRAGGQSQHSEMLELAPKSDRIQNALNYARQNLGRALTVEDLAEAVHLSPRQFSRVFMLETGQSPAKAIERLRLEGARLMIEQSRHSLDVIAKENGFRDRRHMREAFVRGFGVPPQAMRRDARAEEREAG; this is encoded by the coding sequence ATGCACCGCATCGGCTTTCTGATCAGCGACGGCTTCCAGATCATGGCGCTCGCCGCGCAATCGGTGTTCGAGTACGCGAACATGGGCATGAGCGAGCCGTTCTACGGGATGGCCAACTATTCGGTCGACGGCGGCGACGTGCGCTCGTCGCTCGGGCTGCCGGTCGCCACGCACGCGCTGCGCGGGCGGATCGCCGTCGATACGTGGATCGTCGCGGGCGTCAACGATCCGCTCGCTTCGCCGGCGCCGGCCGGCGTCGTCACGTTCCTGCGCCGCACCAGCGCACGCGCGCGGCGGATCGCCGGCATCTGCACGGGCGCGTTCGTGCTGGCCGAAGCCGGGTTGCTGGCACAGCGCCGCGCGACGACGCACTGGGCGTTCGGCCGCGACATGCAGCGGTGCTATCCGGAGATCCGCGTCGAGGACGACCGGATCTACATCGTCGACGGCCCGATCTGGACGTCGGCCGGGATGACGGCCGGCCTCGACCTCGCACTCGCGATGGTGGAAAAGGATCTCGGCGCCGATGCCGCCCGGTCGGTCGCGCACAAGCTCGTGATGCACCAGCGGCGCGCCGGCGGCCAGTCGCAGCATTCCGAAATGCTGGAGCTCGCGCCGAAATCCGACCGGATCCAGAACGCGCTGAACTACGCGCGGCAGAATCTCGGCCGCGCGCTGACCGTCGAGGATCTCGCCGAAGCCGTCCACCTGAGCCCGCGCCAGTTCAGCCGCGTGTTCATGCTCGAAACGGGGCAGTCGCCGGCGAAGGCGATCGAGCGGCTGCGGCTGGAGGGGGCGCGACTGATGATCGAGCAGAGCCGCCACTCGCTCGACGTGATCGCGAAGGAAAACGGCTTTCGCGACCGCCGCCACATGCGCGAGGCGTTCGTGCGCGGGTTCGGCGTTCCGCCGCAGGCGATGCGGCGCGACGCGCGTGCGGAGGAGCGGGAAGCGGGCTGA
- a CDS encoding SDR family NAD(P)-dependent oxidoreductase, translating into MTQAHRGTALITGASSGIGAVYADRLARRGYDLILVARNRDRLAALADRITNDTQRSVEIIDADLNDRTALAAVEAKLKQDASITLLVNNAGIGTHTPLLDSDVDAMTRMIDLNVTALTRLTYAAVPGFVARGNGAVINISSIVAISPETLNGVYGGSKAFVLAFSQSLHHELADKGVQVQAVLPGATATDFWQTGGLPLEHLPKEIVMSATDMVDAALVGFDRGELVTIPSLHAGDEWAAYEAARRTMAPHLSADTPAPRYSTAG; encoded by the coding sequence ATGACGCAAGCACATCGCGGTACCGCCCTCATTACCGGCGCCTCGTCGGGCATCGGCGCCGTCTACGCGGACCGCCTCGCGCGCCGCGGCTACGACCTGATCCTGGTCGCACGCAACCGCGACCGCCTGGCCGCCCTCGCCGACCGCATCACGAACGACACGCAGCGCAGCGTCGAGATCATCGACGCCGACCTCAACGACCGCACGGCACTCGCCGCCGTCGAGGCGAAGCTGAAGCAGGATGCGAGCATCACGCTGCTCGTGAACAACGCGGGCATCGGCACGCACACGCCGCTGCTCGACAGCGACGTCGATGCGATGACGCGGATGATCGACCTCAACGTGACCGCGCTCACGCGCCTCACGTATGCGGCGGTGCCAGGCTTCGTCGCCCGCGGCAACGGCGCGGTGATCAACATTTCGTCGATCGTCGCGATCTCGCCGGAAACGCTGAACGGCGTGTACGGCGGCAGCAAGGCGTTCGTGCTCGCGTTCAGCCAGTCGCTGCATCACGAACTCGCCGACAAGGGCGTGCAGGTGCAGGCCGTGCTGCCCGGCGCGACCGCCACCGATTTCTGGCAAACGGGCGGCCTGCCGCTCGAGCACCTGCCGAAGGAAATCGTGATGTCGGCGACCGACATGGTCGACGCGGCGCTGGTCGGCTTCGATCGTGGCGAACTCGTGACGATCCCGTCGCTGCACGCGGGTGACGAATGGGCCGCGTACGAGGCCGCGCGCCGCACGATGGCGCCCCACCTGTCGGCCGACACGCCCGCGCCGCGCTATTCGACGGCGGGCTGA
- a CDS encoding MFS transporter, producing the protein MSAPLQADAARAVASGIASTDDDALYRRIGARIVPFLFICYIVSILDRSNIGFAQLQMRQDLGLTDAMYSLGAVLFFVGYVLFEVPSNALLRRFGARRTFARIMFLWGAVSVAMITVDSAKHFYVLRFLLGLFEAGFFPGVVFYLTYWYPARRRASVLSIFYAGVAVAGMVGGLLSGWLMRGMSGVLGLHGWQWMFAIEGAPAILLGVMAWFWLCDRPEQASWLSDADRQRLAADLAADRAGAGTPAPHSLRQVLAEPRTYLFAFIYFSLTTALLMLLFWMPLMIREFGIHDVVQISLLSVVPNAIGAAGLIAIARRSDRKRERRWHFAACALGGAVALALLTLHLSSIVAMMALLSVAAMLIFAAHPVFWAVPSAYFSGAGAAGGIALISSIGVSSGMITPWLVGLIRTRTGSMDPAMLMIAALLAACAVAMLLGVRAVPRAESA; encoded by the coding sequence ATGTCAGCCCCTCTTCAAGCGGACGCCGCGCGTGCCGTCGCGTCCGGTATCGCTTCAACGGACGACGACGCGCTGTACCGCCGCATCGGTGCGCGAATCGTGCCGTTCCTGTTCATCTGCTACATCGTTTCGATCCTCGATCGCAGCAACATCGGCTTCGCGCAGTTGCAGATGCGGCAGGATCTCGGCCTGACCGATGCGATGTACAGCCTCGGCGCGGTGCTGTTCTTCGTCGGCTACGTGCTGTTCGAGGTGCCGAGCAACGCGCTGCTGCGCCGCTTCGGCGCGCGCCGCACGTTTGCGCGGATCATGTTCCTGTGGGGTGCGGTGTCGGTCGCGATGATCACCGTCGACAGCGCGAAGCACTTTTACGTGCTGCGTTTCCTGCTCGGGCTGTTCGAGGCCGGGTTCTTTCCGGGCGTGGTGTTCTACCTGACGTACTGGTATCCGGCACGCCGGCGCGCGTCGGTGCTGTCGATCTTCTACGCGGGCGTCGCGGTGGCGGGGATGGTCGGCGGGCTGCTGTCGGGCTGGCTGATGCGCGGGATGTCGGGCGTGCTCGGGCTGCACGGCTGGCAGTGGATGTTCGCGATCGAAGGCGCTCCCGCGATCCTGCTCGGCGTGATGGCCTGGTTTTGGCTGTGCGATCGTCCCGAGCAGGCGAGCTGGCTGTCCGACGCCGACCGCCAGCGGCTCGCGGCCGACCTCGCCGCCGACCGCGCCGGTGCCGGGACGCCGGCGCCGCATTCGCTGCGGCAGGTGCTGGCCGAACCGCGCACGTACCTGTTCGCATTCATCTATTTCTCGCTGACCACCGCGCTCCTGATGCTGCTGTTCTGGATGCCGCTGATGATCCGCGAATTCGGCATTCACGACGTCGTGCAGATCAGCCTGTTGTCGGTGGTGCCGAATGCGATCGGCGCGGCCGGCCTGATCGCGATCGCGCGGCGCTCCGATCGCAAGCGCGAACGGCGCTGGCACTTCGCGGCATGTGCGCTCGGCGGCGCGGTGGCGCTCGCGCTGTTGACGCTGCACCTGTCGAGCATCGTCGCGATGATGGCGCTGCTGTCGGTCGCGGCGATGCTGATCTTCGCCGCGCATCCGGTGTTCTGGGCCGTGCCGTCCGCGTATTTCTCCGGCGCGGGCGCGGCCGGCGGGATCGCGCTGATCAGCAGCATCGGCGTGTCGAGCGGCATGATCACGCCGTGGCTCGTCGGGCTGATCCGCACGAGAACCGGCAGCATGGACCCGGCGATGCTGATGATCGCGGCGCTGCTGGCCGCGTGCGCGGTCGCGATGCTGCTGGGCGTGCGGGCAGTGCCGCGTGCGGAATCGGCGTGA